A single window of Caldicellulosiruptor bescii DSM 6725 DNA harbors:
- a CDS encoding type II toxin-antitoxin system VapC family toxin, with the protein MGPIKVGQKLALDTNLFIYLIEKNKTYFPLVKSLFEKIQKGQLYGVTSSLVYTELLSKPFQEENIVLVNKYKVLLATFPNLIIKEVDKDIATLAAKLRAKYKIKTPDAIFIATGIAEKAQIFITNDTRLKIVNEISIIILDELLNQTDRVIID; encoded by the coding sequence ATGGGACCAATAAAAGTGGGGCAAAAACTTGCATTAGATACTAATTTATTTATATATCTCATAGAGAAGAATAAAACTTATTTTCCATTAGTTAAGTCCTTATTTGAAAAAATCCAAAAAGGACAACTATATGGGGTAACTTCTAGCCTTGTATATACTGAATTACTTTCAAAGCCTTTTCAAGAAGAAAATATAGTCCTTGTGAATAAATACAAAGTACTCCTAGCTACATTTCCAAACTTAATAATTAAAGAAGTGGATAAGGATATAGCAACCCTTGCTGCAAAATTACGTGCCAAATATAAAATAAAAACTCCAGATGCAATATTTATTGCAACAGGAATAGCTGAAAAGGCACAAATATTTATAACTAATGACACAAGGTTGAAAATTGTAAATGAGATTAGTATTATAATATTAGATGAATTGCTTAATCAAACTGATAGAGTGATTATAGATTAA